The Lycium barbarum isolate Lr01 chromosome 4, ASM1917538v2, whole genome shotgun sequence nucleotide sequence ttcctcggctggcagaaagttgaagcttttgcatggcagtttacgactgccagtttacagaccgtattgcaatttacggtccgtattttgcgatttacgaccactggatagttgcaattctgcaacttcccatatttcttagacttctcattttaatcacccccgtccatgcacatgcattgctcaccttgtatctcatcttaacttagccaacttcctcgtctcacatccgatactttcgaaatctcgcctaaggtcatcaaacgtcgtttcttgctcatagacatcatgcactcatattcatcactagttcatccacttgcgtaccaacgaaaatgttttcgaggtgtaacatctaccCTTAGTTGCCGACAGTCCTCAGTCTGATGACCATGAGTACCGTGATACTCGCACACCACATTTGGATCTCTTTGAGTATGATCATACCAAAGCGGCCTCGGCCATCTCGTGTCCTTAATATGGCTAATAGTTAAAACGAGACCCACAGCATCAACGTTAAAATTGTACTCGGACAACTTCGGGCTCTCACCACTGCCAGACGAGCCATCGGTATCATTCCTGAATTGCAAACCTCGATTACCCGAACTGTGATCATTTCGCCTATCATTCCTGGCCAAGTGATTATTGCGACGGCTTCTTCTCCTATATGTCCTAAAGTGGGATCTTTCTGAATGACCGTATGGCTGGTACCTATCTTTTGATGGCTTCGGTTCTGTTTCGACCATCCTTTTTGGTTTATCTACATATTTGTTTCGGGTCGCTGAACCTGGTGGGAGCGCAAGTTGATCATCCTCCACTCAAATGTTGGActcgtatctgttatggacatcggcccatgtcaccGCCTCATACTCTAACAAGTTCTCCTTCAGTTTAAATGAGGCGGTGGAACTTCGAGGGTTTAGCCCCTTGGTGAAAGCTTGTGCTGCCCATTCCTCAAAAATCGAGGGCAAAAACATTCGTTCATTTTGGAATCTCGATACGAACTCTCGTAGTAATTCGTTGTATTTTTGCGCGATTCTAAATATATCAGCGTTCCTTACTTAAAACTTCCGAGCTCCAGCATGACCCTTTATCAAAGTATCTGCAAGCATTTAAAACGAATTAACAGAATGTTCAAGTAGCATATAATAACATGTCATTGCCCCTTTGGAAAATGTCTCGCCGAACTTCTTTAGCAGCACTGACTCAATTTCGTCCTCTTCAagatcattgccttttatggcataagtatatgaagtcacgtgttcctgtgGATCCGTCGTTCCGTCGTACTTAGGAATGTCCGACatcttaaacctcttcgggatcaacttcggGGCCGCGCTCGGAGGGTAACACCTTTGACAGTACCGTTTGGAATCTTGCCCACTTAAGACCGGTGGGGCCCCAGGGATCTTGTCCACCCGTgaattataagtttccatattTGTTTCATTAGTATCGATCCATTTGGCTAGTGCTTCAAGTATTTCAGGACTTTGGAGAACCCATTAGAGCCTGGTCCGTTGCCATTGTCAGCCACTTGATCTTCCCTACGGACCGGTTCACCAATTCGGCTCAGTTCCTTCACACTTGCATCACTGTTCTTCTTTTGGAGTTGAGCTATAGCCACCCATTGTTCTTGCAACATATCAAAGATTAAGCGTAAGTTAATTTCTTCTCTTGTATCACCCAGTGTCTTTCGCATAGATGCCCGGGGCGAAATCATGGGTTATTGCCGTCAACATTCAGGTTGACAGCGTCATTTGAGTTGACATCATTTGGATCAACGGGTTATCGCTATTTGGATCTAGAAGTAAATTGTAGACCGGTATCCCATTGTTGTTATTTTCGCCGAGGTAACCTGGTCCACCGTTATTGTTCAAGTGAATTGATTGGCTGATGtttgacattttgaggttaaCCTGAAATCACAAACTTCAAAAGAACAAGTGAAAGTAGGGTTGTAAACaaatcaccactattatccttGGCACCACGGTAAGCGCCAAATTGTTTTCCCCTAAAAAGGTAACAATTAAATCTGTATGCGGTTTAAAGAATATGTGATTTGATTAGTTGATAACGTAATAAAACAAGAAATAACAAACAATTGAATATAGCTAATAAAGATAATAATAGCCTGTATTATGTCTAACTTCACTAGAAAATTGGTCCGGTCTGGAGTTTAGAGCTGTGAGCCCGGGCCAAATTAAAAGAGAGCTTGAGATTTTAGGAGAGATGTTACAGAGAATAAGTATTATCAGCGTAAAAATTAGAGAGACCAAAATGAGAGGGTTTCACCCCCTTTTATAGTACAAGGATGGGCCCTTTCCTAACCCTAAAAGCCTGATAAAACCCTAATGCTAACGACGGCGCTTCCACAGCTGTCCGCGTAATGGATGGTGTAACGGATTCTTCACATGTGTTGACTGGCCTCTCTTCGGTCTCTAGTGTCACTTCGGCTTCTGGTGTCCCTTCGGTTAAGTGGGCAAACATCTCCTCGGACATTAACTCATCCAAACCACCGAACACAATCCAATGCCAGGCGTTCATATTTTACTCTGACCTCTTGTGGCACTTTACAccagtttttaccgtatacatcaAAAATCATTTTGTTGTCGTAATAATGTCAGCGatcatttcattttttataaTGTCAACAATTATTTTTGTTGTTATGTCAACGATCATTTTATGTCGTTATAATGTTAGTGATCACATCTTGTCGTTATTATGTCAACGGTTATTCATGTCGTTATGTTGACGATCCTTTATGGCGTTATGTCAATGATTTGAGAATCTGAAATGGAAGAAAATTTAATTATTGTTGTTTTCTTTAACTGCTAATTACTTTTAATTGTTAGATTTGTTCGTTTAATGACTAAGAACCCAATGGTTGCTCCATCTTAAAAATCAGTACTTCCATGTTCTATAAAATGATCTTTGTTTTTCAACCCATTAATCAATACGCAACCAATATAATTTAAAAGTTAGGTTGTTCGAATACATCAAAAATATGGTCGGCTATGAGTCACATTCTtcaaaaattaaatattaataaaGAATTCAATATGGATACGATAACATCCTTGGAGGGTTCGAACAAAATAGATTTTTTTATGttagtttactttttttttctggTTCTTTTTAACTACAATGTTAGTTCACAAAGAGCAAGTCAATTCCTAAGTTTCTAAACTGTGAATCCTTGATCACTTAACTAGCCCCATTATATGAGACTTATAACATTTGTTAATTGTAGACCTAGTacttacaaaaaagaaaaagcaatTAGAAAATTAGAAATGTACATAAAGGAACTGCAATTTCTAAGGCCACTCTGTCCAACTTTAGTTAGGTACTTGTCATCTTTCACTAGCACAGATATCAATGCACTTTCGAGATTTAGGTACAGATGAAAAAGAATCGCACTACTTTTTACTTCTAAGACCACCAAGGCCAACTGACACGGTCTGAATTAGTTCATTGGATATTTGTCATCTTTCACATAAGTATCCAGGAACAGATGAACTTTttactttaaaaagaaaaaaatcaccGAGACCACCACCATGATTCAATTGGGACCCATTTCAACTTTTTCATTACTAATCAAATCCGATTGTTGATGCTATATGATCAATACCACCATCATCTATGATCATCAAGGTCACCTTGCACTCATCTGAATTATCTCACTAAATATTTATATGTTTCACCAATATAGGTGTCGGTGAACTTTCAAGATTCACGTACAGATGAAAAGAAATATCCTAGCTTCTTAtctaaagaaaagaagaagatatcTGAGACAAATACCATGATTCAGTTGGGACCCAAATCAACTTTTCTGAAACACCAACTTAATGATACTCTTCCGACACCAGCTTCCACAACCTCGATTATTTCACTTGATATTTGTCATCTTTCATCAATATAGGTATCAAAGAACTTTTAAGATTCACGTACACATAAccttttttcttaaaataaaaaaaaacaatccCAAGATCAGCACCCATGATTCATATGGGATTGATTCATCCTTTTTCGCAAACACCCTCCGATAATCATTGATGATAAATGGAATGTTATTCAAGAAATCTAGTTAAAGTTAAAATAGTATTTCTCATCCTGCATAGATTTCTTCCTTTTAAAGATCTTCCAACACCTTCACacattaaaaaggaaaaaaattgccTTCTCCTAAGCCTTTTAGCAAGCCATTCATGTGGAAGCATCACATTCTCTTaaacttcttcttcatcatcactTCCAAAATTACCAATTTCTTTCTTAAAACTTGTCCCATAAATCTTTGACCAATCAGGTATTTTAACTGGGGTAGAGTGATTAACAATCTTTAAATCTTGTACTGAATTCTTGTTTTTTTGACTTTGGGATCATCTTGGCTGCTGAAGGAATTAGCCTTCTTGTATCTTTTGTACTTGTGATGATGAACTTGGAACTGAGTTGATttttttcattaacaataatattattgctattgttgttattACAACCCCAAATGTCTTCTTCTTGAAATTCTTCATTGTTGATGGGTGTCACTAATCCACTGTCTTTTTGGCTATCCAAATTGTATGTTAGTTCTTTTGATGAAGCCATCTTCTGAAAAACAAAAATTTCAATCAAGTAAGAATGGAATCTCTCTTTTTTCCCTTTCAAAACTTTGGCATTGATTAAAACTAGTTGATAATCAACAAGTATCGAAAAACAGTACTAGGTGTTGAAGCTAATTTTGTAAATAAGTAAGTAGTTACATGTAGAAATGTTGAAACCGATAATAAGCGGTCTCAAAATCAATCCAAGACAGGAAAAAGAATGTTTTTGGACAAAGGTTCAGAATTCAGATAATTAATCATACACTAATATAGGCATAAGCAAGATTACTTACCAGAATGTACTTTTTTCTTCAATTGAAACTTGCAACAACGAGCTTGTTACTTAAAGATTTAAAATCTGCATATGAATGATAATTATACTTAAAGAAAGTAGAAGTAGATGAAAATGAGAAGCAGGTTATTTTATACTCACTTACACTAGATAACTACTAATTTTAAACTCACGTGATTTGTGCAATTAGTCACACATATGTTGCATAAGTGAGTTTTACTTAAGAAAGACAAAATTAGTTGGTTTCAGGTGTGGGAAAGCTTCCAAAATCTATTCAGAAACACACGCTTTTTCCTCATTTGTtgattcttttttgttttttcattatCTAGGAACTATCGACGAGTTCATGTTCAAAACATCGGCTGATAGAAAATCGCCAAAGTAGAGAATTTTTTAAATGGGTAATGATAAAGCATGCTGATTAATGCTACAGTTTTTAACATATTAATTTGATATAAATATCaggtacatatatgttttttctttatttaaaaTGATGATCAATATTACGGACAATTATAattgtgtaatttttttttaattaaaattcaaACTTTGGAGATGTAGTTAGTATGAGCGTAATCAATTAAAATAGTTAGTCAATGATCATTTTATGTCGTTATGTCAATAATTAGATAATTCGGAGCTGAAGAAAATCTTATTGTTATTGTTTCCTTTAAATTCTTATGACTTTTAATGGTTAGATTTGTTCGTTAAGTGATTAAGAACTCACAATAATTATGTCAACGGTCATTTTTGTCGTTATAGTGTCAACGGTCATTTTTGTCGTTATAGTGCCAACGGTCATTTTGTGTCGTTATAGTGTCAACGATCACTTTATGTGGTTATTATGTCAACGATTATTTGTGTAACAGTCATTTTATGTCATTATCACGTCAGCGATCACTTTATGTCATTATTATACCGAACGGTATTTGTGTCGTTATGATAATGATCCTTTATGTCGTTAAGTCAATGATTTGAGGATCTGAAACAGAAGAAAATCCAATTATTGTCTTTTTCTTTAATTGCCACTGACTTTTAACTGTTAGATTTGTTCATTAAATGACTAAGAACTCAACGGTTACTCCATCTTAAAAATCATTACTTCCATGTTCTATAAAATGATCTTTGTTCTCCCACCCATTAATCAATACACCACCAATGTAATTTAAAAGTTAGGTTGTTCGAATACTTCAAAAATATGGTCGGCTATGAGTCGTATTCTtcaaaaattaaatattaataaaGAACTTAATATGGATATAATAACATCCTTGGAGGATTCGAACAAAATAGATTTTTTTAtttctgttttctttttctttttccggCTCTTTTTAACTACAAGGTTAGTTCACAAAGAGCACACCAATTCCTAAGTTTCTAAACCGTGAATCCTTGATCAATTAACTAGTCCTATTGTATGAGACATATAACATTTGTTAATTGCAGACCTAGTACTTGTAAAAAAGGAAAAGTAATTAGAAAATTAGAAATGTACATAAAGGAACTGCGATTTCTAAGGCCACTCTGTCTAACTTTAGTTAGATACTTGTCATCTTTCACTAGCACAGATATCAATGAACTTTCAAGATTTAGGTACATATGAAAAGGAATCGCACTACTTTTTACTTCTTAAGACCACCAAGGCCAGTTGACACGGCCTGAATTAGTTCATTGGATATTTGTCATCTTTCACACACGAATAGatgaaaaaaaacactttttacttttaaaaaaaatctctCAAACCACCACCATGATTCAATTGGGACACAATTCAACTTTTTCATTACTAATCAAATCCTATTGTTGATGTTATATGATCAATACCACAATTAGCTATGAGCCTATGACCATCAAGGTCATCTTGCACTCATATGAATTATTTCactaaatatttatatttttcacCAATACAAGTGTCGAAAATTACCAAGTAAACCTGAAAAACGATTTGGACATCACAAAAGTAGAACCATGGGAGTACGTATGAGCCCTGCAGGAATATTTATTACAAACATTTTTGAAGTGAGAAATTAAATTGAAGAAATACAGCTTGCAAGTATGTATAAAATTTGAATGAATGAATTGTTAGAACTGAACTGAAAGACTTACCAAAAAGTGTCTTTGATCATTCATATGATGAAAAGAGAAGgagttttttttatattagtagATAACTACTAATTTAAACTCACATGGTTTGTGCAATTAGTCACACATACGTTGCGTTAAGTGAGTTtttacttaaaataaaaaaaaaactatagcaATAATCAGCATGCTTTACCATTACCCTTTTAAAAAAATTCTCTGCTTTGGCAATTTTCTAGTCAGCCGATGTTTTGAATATATCCAAATGATAGTTGTGTGTGTGTTTACATATGCAGGAATTAAATTAAAACGATAAATATTTTGTTTTCCATAAATTTTTCCTAGGAAATTCCTTGCAGATTTATTGGATTTTTTATTTCAGATTTACTTGCGGAAAATtccttatttcatgattttttacGAAAAGTTTCTTAcgaatttttaatattttttccaAGAAAATCCGCAAGTAACTTACATGCAGAATCAAAATCCCCAAGTAAAACTTGGGGACTTTTAAATCCGCAGGTAATAATTACCCATGAGTGTTTTCCTTCGGATAATTGTTTGCAGGAAACTAATTTACCTGCAAATTTTCCGTTATAAACCCCATAAAAATCCCTAGGTAATTAGCACTTTTCTAGTAGTGCAAATTTTAACTGAAAATTGTAGAAGAAGGTTGTCATTCTAGCTAGCGACTTTTATAGGTTCGTACATTTTTATATCCTATTATGCACCTTTGTACGATGTAAATACATTGTTTATATAGGTGTATAAATAGTGTATATAAATGCTATTGAAAGAAAATATTAATTATGCGGGTTTAAACTAAATACAATTACATGGGTGCGATGTGTTATGTTGAACATTATAGTTCTTAAAAGTTCTTTATGAAGTGTCAGATGATTAGTTAAATATGAATAAATCTTGAGGACATTCCTTGTCAAATTACAAAACAATCATGTACATATCTTTTATACTATTTTAAGCAATGGATTGGAAATTGAAGAATACATAAATTTCATTTATGCTTGTGTACGGTGCCTCTTATCTGCCGAAGTCTGCAAGTAAACTCTTTCAGCAATCAATAGTGGCTTATGTAGAATCTTTTTTGAAGTAGTGTCGCCATTTAAAGAAGCGTATGAATAAACAAATCACTATAACGAGAACATTTAAAAAATCAATCAGTTCATATTAAACTGTGATTTTCAAGTTGGAAAAGACCTTCTAAATATGCTCTTTAATTTTAATTGTAACTGGTCATTTAAATGATATTTTTGAATTGTTAATATTTTTCCGATCCGATTTTAAGGAAATTAATCATCTCCTTCAATTAATGATGTTCTTCCGTCTCATTGGTCATTTCTTTCAAGTTAGATGGACGCAGGGCCGGATCCAGGTGGACTGTGCAGGGGCTCGAGCACCCATTGACCCGACATGAACTTCGTATTATTTACATAGAAAATATGAAAAAACAGGTATAATATATTAATAAGCACCCAAAGAACAAAACTGCTGGTGGGTGCTTTGGTGTTTGGCTACTGTTCAGCGCGTAGCCGCAGTCAGGTCGCGTGTTCGATCCCCGCTGTTGGTTTTTATTTTTTCACATTAAAAGTTGTTCCTCCCAAAGTAttaattatataaaataaaaaaaataaaaaataaaaagcgtTGAAAAGTCTGACCTTTCCTATATTCAAActctaatatttttattttatttttcattgttGACTTTGGGTTTTTACTTATTATTTCTACTTTTTAGATCTCCTTTCCTAAAAGGTTACAACTTTCTCTCTACGCAAAACCCTTCTTCCTCTTCCCCAAATCTCAACAACTAGTAAGCTTCTCAACAACTAGTAAGCTTCTCAACAACTAGCAAgctttcttcttcttcccaaatctcaacAATTTCAAAATCAAAATACAAAAGGCAAGGTAATAagatttagtattttgattaaaGTTAGATATTGAAAAAAAGAACTTTGAGTTTGGGATTTCAATGCTATTGCTATTTGCTAATGCTTTAAATTCAGATTAGGGGAACTTTTTCTGTTATTTGATGAATATATTATATATTATGATTGGtaaatgataatttcttgttttctttctttggaCTTGTGGCTCCTTATAGTTACCAATTTAAATATTACTACTTTAAATTGGTAACTTAGAACGGAATTCTTCAATGACTACTGGTATTGTTGTTAAAGGTATTTTGACTAGAAACACACATGTAATATTTCCTTAGTATTGATTCTCATCTGGTTAAGAGAAACACTCTATATTTTTGTGCCTTGTCTATAACTTGATTTAGGAATTATGTGAATCTTACTTTTGTAGGAATTATCTTTGTGAATCGAGATGGATAAGTATATCGCGAGATGGAAAATTGGGCAACCAAGTTCTAGTTCTACTCATCCATCTGTTGCTTCATCCATAGCTCCAGAAATTCAAATGGAAATCATGGCTCTAGAAATTCGAAGGGAAACATTTCCTTCGGGTGTTAATTTAGAATCTCTTGAAGCTGATCCAGGAATTAGAAAGCCTATTGTAGAATATAACCCTAATATACGTGATGAAGTTAGGAGATATTATATTCAAAAAAGGCCTTGCCAACCTGAGGTTCATGATTTTCCTAAAACTAAGTTTGGGAAGGAAATGCGCCAGTTTAATCCTAATTGGTATAAGGGTCGTTGTAAGTGGTTGGAGTACAGTATAACAAAAGATGTTGCATATTGTTTGTGTTGCTATTTGTTCCAAAATGAACATGAAAGTAACGAAAATACGAGTGAAACTTATACAAAAGTTGGCTTTAAAGCTTGGAACAAGGCTCTTGAAAGATTTAGAGCTCATGTTGGAGAGGTAAATAGCATCCACAACAAGTGTTTTAACAGGATGCTTGATTTAATGAATCAATCACACTCAATTCAAACTGCCTATGACAAGAAACTCGAAAAAGACAAAAGTGAATCGCGACGTCGCTTGAGTGCTCAGTCGATGTGAAAAGGTTTCTCTTGAGACTAGGATTATCATTCCGCGGGCATAAAGAGAGTCAATGTTCTTCAAATAGAGGTATCTTTCTTGAACTTTTGCAATGGTATGGAGATATTAATGAAGATGTTGGAAGCATTATATTAGAAAACGTcccaaaaaatgaaatgatgtgtTCTCCAAGTATTCAAAAGGATATTGTTGATTCTTGTGCTAAAGAAACAATCAAAGTCATCATTGAAGACTTGGATGGGGATTATTTCGGGATACTAGTTGATGAATCAAAGGATATATCACACAAGGAGCAAATGGCAATTGTTCTGAGATATGTTAACAAAGAAGGCGAAGTAGTAGAGCGATTTGTTGGTATTATTCATGTTAGTGATACATCTACTCGTTCATTAAAGGAGGCAATCTACTCTTTTCTTTCAGATCACTCATTAAGTCCATCACAAATACGTGGGCAAGGTTACGATGGAGCTAGCAACATGCAGGGAGAGCTAAATGGTCTTAAGACTTTGATTTTGAACGAGACTCCATCAGCATATATATTGCATTCATTGTTTTGCTCACCAATTGCAATTAACACTTGTAGCTCTTGCAAAGAAGAATTCGAATGTAGATGATTTTTTTCGTATAGTTACTAATGTGTTAAATATTGTTGGAGCATCTTTTAAGCGCAGAGATTTGCTTCGAGAACATCAAGCTGAAAAGTTAGATGAACTGCTCATATTAGGTGAAGTGCATACTGGGCGAGGATTAAATCAAGAACGTAGACTTCAACGACCAGGTGATACTCG carries:
- the LOC132638441 gene encoding uncharacterized protein LOC132638441 yields the protein MDKYIARWKIGQPSSSSTHPSVASSIAPEIQMEIMALEIRRETFPSGVNLESLEADPGIRKPIVEYNPNIRDEVRRYYIQKRPCQPEVHDFPKTKFGKEMRQFNPNWYKGRCKWLEYSITKDVAYCLCCYLFQNEHESNENTSETYTKVGFKAWNKALERFRAHVGEVNSIHNKCFNRMLDLMNQSHSIQTAYDKKLEKDKSESRRRLSAQSM